The proteins below come from a single Halomonas binhaiensis genomic window:
- a CDS encoding amino acid ABC transporter permease — MSIPPASHVPLWRRPAFRALIIQALLLAGLVALITMMVNNALTNLDERGITTGFAFLNERAGFSIPQTLIDFPGNSTYGRTFIVGLLNTLLVSAMGIVAATIIGFAVGIARLSPNWLLARLAAAYVEIFRNIPLLVQILFWYFAVLQALPSPRQSLSLMEAVFLNVRGLVVPAPVPETGFGLTLAALTVAVVASIAFAIYARRLQERTGKALPVYWVGTAMIVGLPLLAFVISGSPLSWEMPELKGFNFRGGITIIPELMALWLALSIYTASFIAEIVRSGIQSVPSGQVEASRAIGLPANITLRKVVIPQAMRVIVPQLTSQYLNLIKNSSLATAIGYPDLVAVFAGTSLNQTGQAIEIIAITMAVYLTISLVVSAFMNFYNARTLIKER; from the coding sequence ATGTCGATACCCCCTGCCAGCCACGTCCCTCTGTGGCGGCGCCCTGCGTTCCGTGCTCTGATCATCCAGGCGTTACTGCTTGCTGGTCTGGTGGCCTTGATTACCATGATGGTGAACAATGCCCTGACCAACCTGGATGAGCGCGGCATTACCACCGGCTTTGCCTTCCTGAACGAGCGAGCTGGATTTTCCATACCCCAGACGCTGATCGACTTTCCCGGCAACAGCACCTACGGGCGCACTTTTATCGTTGGCCTGCTCAATACGTTGCTGGTCTCGGCCATGGGCATCGTGGCAGCGACCATCATTGGCTTTGCTGTTGGCATTGCCCGCCTGTCACCCAATTGGCTGCTGGCGCGCCTGGCGGCTGCCTACGTCGAGATATTTCGCAATATTCCGCTGTTGGTGCAGATTCTGTTCTGGTACTTCGCGGTGCTCCAGGCATTGCCCAGCCCGCGTCAGAGCCTGTCATTGATGGAGGCGGTGTTTCTTAATGTACGTGGCCTGGTGGTGCCGGCACCGGTGCCTGAAACGGGCTTCGGGCTGACGCTGGCAGCGCTGACGGTGGCGGTTGTTGCCAGTATTGCCTTTGCAATCTACGCACGACGTCTGCAGGAGCGCACCGGCAAGGCACTGCCGGTGTACTGGGTCGGCACGGCGATGATTGTCGGTCTGCCGCTGCTGGCTTTTGTCATCAGTGGTTCGCCACTGAGCTGGGAGATGCCGGAACTGAAGGGTTTCAACTTCCGTGGCGGCATCACGATCATTCCCGAGCTGATGGCGCTGTGGCTGGCGCTATCGATCTATACGGCGTCCTTCATCGCTGAGATCGTGCGCTCGGGCATCCAGTCGGTGCCCTCCGGCCAGGTCGAGGCCTCGCGGGCCATCGGGTTGCCGGCCAATATCACCTTGCGCAAGGTGGTGATACCCCAGGCCATGCGAGTCATCGTGCCGCAGCTGACCAGCCAGTATCTGAACCTGATCAAGAACTCGTCACTGGCGACGGCGATCGGCTATCCCGACCTGGTGGCGGTCTTCGCTGGTACTTCCCTGAACCAGACCGGGCAGGCGATCGAGATCATTGCCATCACCATGGCGGTGTATCTGACCATCAGTCTCGTGGTGTCGGCGTTCATGAACTTCTACAACGCCCGCACCCTGATCAAGGAGCGCTAG
- a CDS encoding amino acid ABC transporter substrate-binding protein — MKRNNNKMLIHLSVAALGLGMASAASAATLDEVKQRGNLTCGVNVGLSGFSSPDASGQWQGLDVETCRALSSAIFGDPDQVEFTPLTAKERFTALQSGEIDVLSRNTTWTATRDNSLGLNFTATTFYDGQGFMVSKDLGVTSLEDLDGASICIQSGTTHELNLADYFPSKGIEISTVTFDTPDQTASGFASGRCDVLTSDTSQLSALRLQLPDPDSVEIMTQLISKEPLGPVVRQGDDQWFNIVRWTVFAMVNAEELGVTRENVEQMKNDPPNPQVARLLGVEGTYGEQLGLSNDWVYNIISQVGNYGEVFDDTVGANSPLKISRGLNALWDQGGILYAPPIR, encoded by the coding sequence ATGAAACGCAACAATAACAAGATGCTGATCCATCTCTCTGTCGCGGCCCTGGGGCTGGGCATGGCAAGTGCAGCCTCCGCTGCGACCCTGGATGAGGTCAAGCAGCGTGGCAACCTCACCTGCGGCGTCAATGTCGGGCTCTCCGGGTTTTCCTCACCAGATGCCAGTGGTCAGTGGCAGGGGCTGGACGTGGAAACCTGCCGAGCCCTTTCGTCAGCGATCTTCGGTGACCCTGACCAGGTCGAGTTCACACCGCTTACGGCCAAGGAGCGCTTCACTGCGCTGCAATCCGGGGAGATCGACGTGCTGTCTCGCAACACGACCTGGACGGCAACCCGTGACAATTCGCTAGGGCTCAATTTCACCGCTACCACCTTCTACGACGGCCAGGGCTTCATGGTCTCGAAGGATCTCGGCGTGACCAGTCTCGAGGACCTGGACGGAGCCTCCATCTGTATCCAGTCCGGCACGACTCACGAACTCAATCTGGCTGATTACTTTCCGTCCAAGGGCATCGAGATCAGCACCGTGACCTTCGATACCCCCGACCAGACGGCATCCGGTTTCGCCAGTGGGCGCTGCGATGTGTTGACCTCCGATACCTCTCAGCTCAGTGCCTTGCGCCTGCAACTGCCCGATCCGGATAGTGTCGAGATCATGACGCAACTGATCTCGAAGGAACCTCTCGGTCCAGTGGTTCGTCAAGGCGACGATCAGTGGTTCAACATCGTCAGGTGGACGGTATTCGCCATGGTCAATGCCGAGGAACTTGGGGTAACCCGCGAGAATGTCGAGCAGATGAAGAATGATCCGCCGAATCCTCAGGTGGCACGTCTTCTGGGGGTGGAAGGGACCTATGGCGAGCAGTTGGGGCTCAGCAACGACTGGGTCTACAACATCATTTCCCAGGTGGGCAACTACGGCGAAGTATTCGATGACACCGTAGGGGCCAACTCACCACTCAAGATCAGCCGTGGCTTGAACGCATTGTGGGATCAGGGCGGGATTCTCTACGCACCGCCGATTCGCTGA
- a CDS encoding tripartite tricarboxylate transporter permease — MDYVAELMRGFAVLMQPDILPYLIGGYLIGTFFGAVPGLTSMLAIALLLPLTYSLDVTAALVACASIFMAGMCSGSITATTINIPGAPASMMTAIEGYPMQQRGEGAKALGHAALASMIGGALGAVLLMVVAPLATDAALLIRTPGKFALIAFALIVIVISQRGAISKGLVATTLGVMVATVGIDVMQPVTRFTFGTAVLMQGIDIMPLVIGAFAISELLVQAENKSARTVEAADVKAAPIRRRDFIPPWSEVREIGFYRYVKCAVIGYAVGVLPGAGGSMAAFVAYAESMRSSKHPEKYGKGSVEGIAAAEGANNAMCSGAFVPMLSFGIPGDPTTAIVLGVLVINGLQPGPQFLDSQMALIAPMFMALFISALVLVPLTLYLLGPWFVRIVSIRRDILYASIAVIALVGCYVATYSMFQMGLALLFGILAYFLRRHGYPVACLLLGFVLGPSLEEYCRRSLSISDGSPLIFLTSPDSLFFLALTGVFYYFMVIRKPQARQHA, encoded by the coding sequence ATGGATTATGTTGCTGAACTGATGCGTGGGTTTGCCGTACTCATGCAACCCGACATTCTTCCCTACCTGATCGGCGGTTACCTGATCGGTACCTTCTTCGGTGCGGTACCGGGGTTGACCTCGATGCTGGCCATCGCGCTGTTGCTGCCGCTGACCTATAGCCTCGATGTCACGGCGGCGCTGGTGGCCTGTGCCAGTATCTTTATGGCGGGAATGTGTAGCGGCAGCATCACTGCAACCACCATCAATATTCCCGGTGCACCAGCGTCGATGATGACCGCCATTGAAGGCTACCCCATGCAGCAGCGTGGGGAAGGCGCCAAGGCGCTGGGCCATGCAGCTCTGGCCTCGATGATTGGTGGTGCTCTGGGCGCGGTGTTGTTGATGGTAGTTGCGCCACTGGCAACCGATGCAGCGCTGTTGATACGCACGCCAGGCAAGTTTGCGTTGATTGCCTTCGCCTTGATCGTGATTGTCATTTCCCAGCGCGGGGCGATATCCAAGGGACTGGTGGCAACCACACTAGGGGTCATGGTCGCCACCGTCGGCATTGATGTGATGCAGCCAGTGACCAGGTTCACTTTCGGCACTGCCGTGTTGATGCAGGGGATCGACATCATGCCGTTGGTGATCGGAGCCTTCGCCATCAGCGAGCTGCTGGTACAGGCCGAGAACAAGTCAGCACGCACCGTGGAAGCTGCGGACGTCAAGGCGGCTCCGATCCGGCGTCGCGACTTCATTCCACCATGGAGTGAGGTGCGGGAAATCGGCTTCTATCGCTATGTGAAGTGTGCCGTCATCGGCTACGCGGTTGGCGTCCTGCCTGGGGCCGGTGGCTCGATGGCGGCGTTTGTCGCCTATGCCGAGTCGATGCGCAGTTCGAAACACCCCGAGAAGTATGGCAAGGGGTCCGTGGAGGGTATCGCCGCTGCCGAGGGCGCCAACAACGCCATGTGCAGCGGTGCCTTTGTACCGATGCTGTCATTCGGCATACCAGGCGACCCGACGACGGCAATTGTGCTGGGGGTTCTGGTAATCAATGGTCTGCAGCCTGGGCCACAGTTCCTCGACAGCCAGATGGCACTGATCGCACCCATGTTCATGGCCCTGTTTATATCAGCCCTGGTCCTGGTGCCGTTGACGCTCTATCTGCTGGGACCCTGGTTCGTGCGCATCGTGTCGATCCGACGGGACATTCTCTACGCCAGCATCGCGGTGATCGCGTTGGTCGGCTGCTATGTGGCGACCTATTCGATGTTTCAGATGGGCCTGGCGCTGCTGTTCGGCATTCTGGCTTACTTCCTGCGCCGACATGGCTATCCGGTCGCCTGCCTGCTGCTGGGGTTCGTGCTGGGGCCAAGTCTCGAGGAATACTGTCGACGTTCGCTGTCGATTTCCGATGGCAGTCCGCTGATCTTCCTGACCAGCCCGGATAGCCTATTCTTCCTGGCCCTGACCGGTGTGTTCTATTACTTCATGGTGATTCGCAAGCCACAGGCGCGCCAGCACGCCTAG
- the yiaK gene encoding 3-dehydro-L-gulonate 2-dehydrogenase produces MAEIPFVELEKRLERILRVAGLGAEDAALCARVHAESTRDGVVSHGVGRIPRFIDYLARGWVDPQATLTPITRLDTLEVFDGGQGIGVCHALNATERAMALASQHGMGLVAVRNTTHWMRGGTYGWHAAEQGYAAIMWTNTESCMPAWGARNQSIGNNPLVMAVPSKEGPLVLDMAMSQFSYGKLATLSAAGETLAVDGGFDGQGRLSRDPGVIAATRRLLPTGYWKGSGLAILLDALAALLSQGNASHQIDRIQRGSGTGCSQIFMIFDPRHLGGQEACEALCAGITGHLAASEPDAMGRPVRWPGQATMNHRRHGPDELVQIPDDTWQAVLALPV; encoded by the coding sequence GTGGCTGAGATTCCCTTCGTCGAGTTGGAAAAGCGTCTCGAGCGAATCCTCCGAGTGGCTGGGTTAGGTGCCGAGGATGCCGCTCTCTGTGCTCGTGTGCATGCCGAGTCGACGCGGGATGGCGTGGTCTCCCACGGCGTAGGCCGCATCCCTAGGTTTATCGACTATCTCGCCAGAGGGTGGGTTGATCCGCAGGCGACTCTGACACCGATCACTCGCCTGGATACCCTGGAGGTCTTCGATGGAGGGCAAGGTATTGGCGTGTGCCACGCCCTCAACGCCACCGAGCGTGCCATGGCACTGGCCAGCCAGCATGGCATGGGGCTGGTCGCGGTTCGCAACACCACACACTGGATGCGTGGTGGCACCTATGGCTGGCATGCTGCAGAGCAAGGGTATGCCGCCATCATGTGGACCAATACCGAGTCCTGCATGCCGGCCTGGGGGGCCAGGAATCAGAGCATCGGCAACAATCCGCTGGTCATGGCCGTGCCCTCGAAAGAGGGGCCTCTGGTGCTGGACATGGCCATGTCGCAGTTTTCCTACGGCAAGCTGGCCACGCTGTCCGCAGCCGGGGAGACACTAGCGGTGGATGGGGGCTTTGATGGGCAGGGGCGTCTCAGTCGCGACCCAGGGGTAATCGCTGCTACTCGACGATTGTTGCCGACGGGCTACTGGAAGGGTTCCGGTCTGGCCATCCTGCTGGATGCTCTGGCCGCATTACTGTCCCAGGGCAATGCCAGTCATCAAATTGACCGTATACAGCGCGGCAGTGGTACCGGTTGTTCCCAGATCTTCATGATTTTCGATCCTCGGCATCTCGGTGGCCAGGAGGCCTGCGAGGCGCTCTGCGCCGGGATTACCGGTCATCTTGCTGCCAGCGAGCCGGATGCAATGGGGCGACCGGTTCGCTGGCCAGGCCAAGCGACGATGAACCATCGACGACATGGTCCCGATGAACTTGTTCAGATACCTGATGACACCTGGCAGGCCGTACTGGCGCTGCCTGTCTGA
- a CDS encoding Bug family tripartite tricarboxylate transporter substrate binding protein: MRKSIPVLGLVALITATAAYADYPQRDVRMIVPWGAGGGTDGIVRKISNLAEDSLGGTLYVENIEGGMSANGLVQALGARPDGYTLVALTYDSVVTIPWQGMLAGYDIDKLDLIARITSEPDSIVVPDDSPYASLEELIDAAKEAPGEVRAGIQNMGSRTHLTLLQLQDQAGVEFKVVSYPGGAAPQKEALLNGEVDFALTSLGDFESLISSGDARGLVEFTDVQSESFPDVPPATELGYDIQMGSFVILAAPANTPDEAISALEEAYQQAYDSEEFQSWLVDVGVTPNWLGHDEVSDWAQTTQQELFGRMDELKEAGLLGQ, translated from the coding sequence ATGCGCAAGTCAATACCGGTTCTAGGTCTGGTGGCCCTGATCACCGCTACCGCCGCATACGCCGATTATCCACAGCGTGACGTTCGCATGATCGTGCCCTGGGGCGCGGGCGGTGGCACCGACGGCATCGTGCGCAAGATCTCCAATCTCGCCGAAGATTCGCTCGGCGGCACCCTCTATGTAGAGAACATCGAAGGCGGCATGAGTGCCAATGGTCTGGTTCAGGCGCTTGGCGCCCGGCCTGATGGCTATACCCTGGTCGCCCTGACCTACGATAGCGTGGTGACGATTCCCTGGCAGGGCATGCTGGCCGGATACGATATCGACAAGCTTGACCTGATTGCGCGGATTACCAGCGAACCGGATTCCATTGTGGTACCCGATGATTCGCCGTATGCCAGTCTCGAGGAGTTGATCGACGCGGCGAAAGAGGCTCCCGGCGAGGTCCGTGCCGGTATCCAGAACATGGGCAGCCGTACCCACCTGACGCTACTCCAACTGCAGGATCAGGCCGGCGTGGAATTCAAGGTGGTGTCCTATCCTGGCGGTGCAGCGCCGCAGAAGGAAGCGCTGCTCAACGGTGAAGTGGATTTTGCCCTCACCAGCCTGGGCGATTTCGAGTCGCTGATCTCTTCGGGGGATGCGCGTGGCCTGGTGGAGTTCACCGATGTGCAGAGCGAGAGCTTCCCCGATGTTCCTCCCGCCACGGAGTTGGGCTACGACATTCAGATGGGTAGCTTCGTCATCCTCGCGGCGCCGGCCAATACGCCGGACGAGGCTATCTCGGCCCTGGAGGAGGCTTATCAACAGGCCTACGACAGCGAGGAATTCCAGAGCTGGTTGGTCGATGTCGGTGTGACACCCAACTGGCTGGGCCATGACGAGGTCAGCGACTGGGCGCAGACAACACAGCAGGAGCTCTTTGGCCGCATGGACGAGCTCAAGGAAGCGGGGCTGCTGGGACAGTGA
- a CDS encoding tripartite tricarboxylate transporter TctB family protein: MRILSWLGSRAGVVVLLLALTLVYLVAALGIAPPLSNGNITASFFPVVLGLIMLVALAASMLGDRRKAAAENEDEPSTETDASRSFGPLAVVVLTAVYIALFSSLGYFISTTLYAFAMTLVFSAGRPAPGQLLVKALIAVAIAVLGYGLFEWVFRVRLPVLWG, encoded by the coding sequence ATGAGAATTCTGTCCTGGTTGGGTAGCCGCGCGGGTGTCGTCGTGCTGCTGCTGGCCCTGACCCTGGTCTATCTGGTGGCGGCACTTGGCATTGCGCCGCCGCTCAGTAACGGCAATATCACCGCTTCCTTTTTCCCGGTGGTGCTCGGCTTGATCATGCTGGTGGCATTGGCGGCGTCAATGCTGGGGGATCGGCGCAAGGCGGCTGCCGAGAATGAAGACGAGCCATCTACGGAGACGGATGCCAGCAGGTCATTCGGGCCCCTCGCGGTGGTGGTGTTGACCGCCGTCTATATCGCGTTGTTCTCATCGCTGGGGTACTTCATCAGCACCACGCTCTATGCCTTTGCCATGACCCTGGTGTTCAGCGCCGGGCGTCCCGCTCCAGGGCAACTGCTGGTCAAGGCGCTGATTGCCGTGGCCATTGCGGTGTTGGGGTACGGACTCTTCGAGTGGGTGTTCCGGGTCCGCTTACCGGTACTGTGGGGATAA
- the norR gene encoding nitric oxide reductase transcriptional regulator NorR, translating into MVTFMQRLRELLVRLGGNDDDGLVEAWQDLLETLVAGTRADASALLVHQGNGLVPVAVIGLPESVRGKTFLLEEHPRLAAIAETPKVCRFPADSPLPDPYDGLLDEELSQVHDCLGVALRDGKRLIGMVTLDALTPGRLAALDDEGLIAAADLLGTCLCLAERLGSARMQLAVTQETPLKPSIVSRWNSPAMRQLMASIELVAASDMSVLVHGETGVGKERISRAVHEYSRRADGPLVMVNCAALPASLIESALFGHQRGAFSGATRDHRGHFAMADGGTLVLDEVGELPLVLQPKLLRALQEGEIQALGSERSRSVDVRVVAVTNRDLAAEVTAGRFREDLYHRLSAFPLRVPPLRERPEDLPLLIGHFQEENRIRLGVGNLRLDPEARQALSTWAWPGNVRELEHVLARASLLAVAEATPVADPRRRVVRINPHHLGLDPRMEGRQDVAESPEEGHSINKPVPGNAVVINLREATDAFQREHIQHALAEQGNWAGAARELGMDAGNLHRLARRLGLKE; encoded by the coding sequence ATGGTGACGTTCATGCAGCGCCTGCGGGAACTGCTGGTACGCCTCGGGGGCAATGATGACGATGGTCTGGTGGAAGCCTGGCAGGACCTGCTTGAGACGCTGGTGGCGGGAACCCGGGCCGATGCCAGCGCGTTACTGGTGCATCAGGGCAATGGCCTTGTGCCGGTGGCAGTGATCGGCCTGCCGGAGAGTGTGCGTGGCAAGACATTTCTGCTGGAAGAGCACCCACGCTTGGCGGCCATTGCAGAAACACCGAAGGTGTGTCGTTTTCCGGCTGATTCCCCCCTGCCGGACCCTTATGATGGCCTGCTCGATGAGGAACTGAGTCAGGTGCACGATTGCCTGGGAGTTGCCCTGCGTGATGGCAAGCGCCTGATCGGAATGGTAACGCTGGATGCCCTGACCCCAGGGCGCCTGGCAGCCCTGGATGATGAAGGATTGATTGCCGCAGCCGATCTGCTCGGCACCTGTCTGTGCCTTGCCGAGCGGCTAGGCTCTGCCCGCATGCAATTGGCGGTGACTCAGGAAACACCGCTCAAGCCATCCATCGTGAGCCGCTGGAACAGTCCGGCCATGCGTCAGCTGATGGCTTCGATAGAACTGGTGGCAGCCTCTGACATGAGTGTGCTGGTGCATGGAGAGACTGGCGTGGGCAAGGAAAGGATTTCCCGGGCAGTGCATGAGTATTCGCGCCGGGCGGACGGCCCCCTGGTCATGGTCAACTGTGCTGCACTACCGGCCTCATTGATTGAAAGCGCTCTGTTTGGCCATCAGCGGGGGGCCTTTTCCGGGGCGACACGGGATCATCGCGGGCATTTCGCCATGGCGGATGGCGGCACCCTGGTCCTCGATGAGGTCGGAGAACTGCCCTTGGTACTGCAGCCCAAGCTACTCCGAGCGTTGCAGGAAGGGGAGATTCAGGCCCTGGGCAGTGAGCGGTCCCGCAGCGTGGATGTTCGCGTGGTCGCCGTGACCAACCGCGACCTGGCAGCGGAAGTCACCGCCGGCCGTTTCCGCGAAGACCTCTATCACCGTCTCAGTGCCTTTCCGTTACGTGTTCCGCCTCTGCGCGAGCGTCCAGAAGACTTGCCGCTGCTGATCGGACACTTTCAGGAAGAAAACCGCATTCGTCTAGGCGTGGGCAATCTGCGCCTAGACCCGGAGGCACGGCAGGCTCTGAGTACCTGGGCGTGGCCGGGCAATGTGCGTGAACTGGAGCATGTATTGGCCAGGGCATCGTTGCTGGCTGTGGCGGAGGCGACTCCTGTGGCCGATCCCAGACGCCGAGTGGTACGCATCAACCCTCATCACCTGGGGCTCGATCCCCGTATGGAGGGTCGTCAGGATGTCGCCGAATCTCCTGAAGAAGGGCATTCCATCAACAAGCCTGTGCCAGGTAATGCTGTCGTGATCAACCTGCGGGAGGCCACGGATGCCTTCCAGCGTGAGCATATACAGCATGCCTTGGCCGAACAGGGAAATTGGGCGGGGGCTGCCAGGGAGCTGGGGATGGATGCGGGCAACCTGCATCGTTTGGCCAGGCGCTTGGGGTTGAAGGAATGA
- a CDS encoding NIPSNAP family protein: MIVDLRTYTMVPGRLNAFLELYEREGLPIQKRHLGNLIGYFTTETGTHNQVVHLWGYESAADRERRRTAMEQDPEWIAYRKKSAEAGNVQHQCNKLLRSTSFSPL; the protein is encoded by the coding sequence ATGATCGTCGATCTACGCACCTACACCATGGTTCCCGGCCGCCTCAACGCCTTTCTCGAACTCTACGAACGCGAAGGCCTGCCCATTCAGAAGCGTCATCTGGGAAATCTCATCGGCTACTTCACGACCGAGACAGGTACCCACAATCAGGTTGTCCACCTGTGGGGATACGAGTCGGCGGCAGACCGTGAGCGGCGCCGCACCGCCATGGAGCAGGATCCAGAGTGGATCGCCTACCGCAAGAAGAGCGCGGAAGCCGGCAACGTCCAGCATCAGTGCAACAAGCTGCTGCGTTCAACGTCGTTTTCGCCGTTGTGA
- the hmpA gene encoding NO-inducible flavohemoprotein: MTTAAQDAIIDATAPVVAEHLNAITACFYPLMFERYPEVASFFNQTHQHDGAQPRALAQSVLAYVGLRKRPAEAQAAMATAISKHVSLGIQPEQYPIVGECLMAAIGEVLGDAVTAEIADAWGALYQDLADLLIAAEAQRYDAFAHSQGGWSGTRDFRIADIRQESDVIRSFYLEPVDGGPVAEAKPGQYIGLKLNINGQTTHRHYSLSGLLNGRGYRISVKQEPEGLVSNWLHQHAKVGDVLELLPPAGELTLDDSDTPVVLISGGVGQTPMLPLVRQALKQGRQVSYLHAARSAQHHAFAHDLKELAAQHPDQLTTLVAYEEGTGGDVQGRIEKEVLARLLPSDKAQCYFVGPQEFMSVMDRYLEELGVPGSQRHYEHFGPSRPLHTAA; encoded by the coding sequence ATGACCACAGCTGCTCAGGACGCTATCATCGACGCCACTGCTCCCGTTGTCGCCGAACACCTGAATGCCATTACCGCCTGTTTCTATCCGTTGATGTTCGAGCGCTACCCTGAGGTGGCCAGCTTCTTCAACCAGACCCATCAGCATGATGGCGCCCAGCCGCGCGCACTGGCTCAGTCCGTACTGGCCTATGTAGGCCTGCGCAAGCGCCCGGCCGAGGCCCAGGCGGCCATGGCCACCGCGATCAGCAAGCACGTATCACTGGGCATTCAGCCTGAGCAGTATCCCATTGTTGGCGAATGTCTGATGGCTGCCATCGGAGAGGTACTGGGTGATGCCGTCACTGCGGAAATCGCCGATGCCTGGGGCGCTCTGTACCAGGATCTGGCCGACCTGCTGATTGCCGCCGAGGCTCAGCGTTACGATGCGTTCGCCCACAGTCAGGGCGGCTGGTCAGGCACGCGTGACTTCCGCATCGCTGACATCCGCCAGGAAAGCGACGTCATCCGCTCATTCTATCTTGAACCCGTCGATGGCGGCCCAGTGGCAGAAGCCAAGCCCGGCCAATACATCGGCCTCAAGCTGAACATCAACGGCCAGACCACACACCGCCACTATAGCCTGTCGGGCCTGCTCAATGGCCGCGGCTATCGCATTTCCGTCAAGCAGGAACCGGAAGGCCTGGTAAGCAATTGGCTGCACCAGCATGCCAAGGTCGGTGATGTGCTGGAGCTGTTGCCACCCGCTGGCGAGCTGACCCTGGACGACAGTGACACCCCCGTGGTGCTGATCAGCGGCGGCGTCGGCCAGACCCCCATGCTGCCCCTGGTGCGTCAGGCACTAAAGCAGGGCCGTCAGGTGAGCTATTTGCATGCGGCACGCAGTGCTCAGCATCATGCCTTTGCCCATGATCTCAAGGAGCTTGCTGCCCAGCATCCCGACCAGCTGACCACCCTGGTCGCCTACGAAGAAGGCACAGGCGGCGATGTGCAAGGGCGCATCGAGAAGGAAGTGCTGGCCCGCCTACTGCCAAGCGACAAGGCACAGTGCTACTTCGTCGGCCCTCAGGAATTCATGAGTGTGATGGATCGTTATCTGGAGGAGCTAGGCGTTCCCGGCAGCCAGCGTCATTACGAGCATTTCGGCCCGTCGCGTCCCTTGCACACCGCAGCCTGA